Proteins encoded together in one Ipomoea triloba cultivar NCNSP0323 chromosome 4, ASM357664v1 window:
- the LOC116016631 gene encoding gibberellin receptor GID1B-like — protein sequence MAGSHGINVRESQSVVPLNTWVLISNFKVAYNLLRRPDGTFNRNLAEFLDRKVGPNTVPDDGVYSFDVLDRATNIVNRIYKSAPDNEARWGLLELENPLSTTEVVPVIVFFHGGSFTHSSANSAIYDTFCRRVVKICNAVVVSVDYRRSPEHRYPCAYDDGWSALKWVHSREWLKSGKEGKVHVYLAGDSSGGNIAHHVAVRAAEESDIEVLGNILLHPMFGGQQRTESETKLDGKYFVTVRDRDWYWRAFLPEGEDRDHPACNIFGPRSKSLEGLKLPKSLVVVAGLDISQDWQLAYVEGLQKSGHDVKLLHLKQATIGFYFLPNNDHFFNLMDEITEFIHPNCS from the exons ATGGCTGGCAGTCACGGAATCAACGTTCGTGAATCCCAG AGTGTGGTTCCTCTCAACACTTGGGTTCTCATATCAAATTTCAAGGTTGCTTACAATCTGCTCAGGAGGCCTGATGGCACATTCAACCGTAATTTGGCTGAGTTTCTTGACCGGAAAGTCGGTCCAAATACCGTTCCAGATGATGGGGTTTACTCTTTTGATGTTTTGGATAGGGCCACCAACATTGTTAATAGGATATACAAGTCTGCCCCCGATAATGAGGCTCGTTGGGGATTGCTAGAACTTGAGAACCCTTTGAGTACAACTGAGGTTGTTCCTGTTATTGTGTTCTTCCATGGTGGAAGCTTCACTCACTCCTCGGCTAATAGTGCTATTTATGATACGTTTTGCCGGAGGGTTGTTAAGATTTGCAATGCTGTGGTGGTTTCTGTGGACTATCGTCGGTCCCCTGAGCACCGATACCCTTGTGCTTATGATGATGGGTGGTCTGCTCTTAAGTGGGTTCACTCTAGGGAATGGCTTAAGAGTGGGAAGGAGGGTAAGGTCCATGTTTACCTAGCTGGTGATAGCTCTGGTGGAAATATTGCTCACCATGTTGCTGTGAGGGCTGCTGAAGAGTCGGATATCGAGGTCTTGGGCAATATTCTTCTGCATCCGATGTTCGGTGGGCAGCAGAGGACTGAGTCGGAGACGAAATTGGATGGGAAGTACTTTGTGACGGTTCGAGACAGGGATTGGTACTGGAGGGCCTTTTTACCAGAAGGGGAAGATAGGGATCATCCGGCTTGTAACATATTTGGCCCCAGGAGCAAAAGCCTCGAAGGGCTAAAGCTCCCGAAAAGTCTTGTTGTTGTGGCTGGCCTTGACATCTCTCAGGACTGGCAGTTGGCTTATGTTGAAGGGCTTCAGAAGTCCGGGCATGACGTGAAACTCCTCCATCTTAAGCAGGCAACCATCGGGTTCTATTTCCTGCCCAACAACGACCATTTCTTTAACCTTATGGACGAGATAACGGAGTTCATCCATCCCAACTGTTCATAA